Below is a genomic region from Garciella nitratireducens DSM 15102.
AACATAATATATAAATAATATAATTAAGGAGGAAATAAAATGCCTAAAAAAGTATTGATTATTGGAGGAGTAGCTGGGGGAGCAAGTACAGCTGCAAGATTGCGTAGAATGGATGAAAATGCAGAAATTATTCTATTTGAAAAGGGAGAACATATTTCTTTTGCTAATTGTGGATTGCCTTATTATATTGGAGGGGTAATTGAAGAAAGAGAAAAATTACTTATACAAACGCCAGAGAAATTTCAAAAAAGATTTCGGGTAGAAGTTAAGGTAAAAAATGAAGTTATAAAAATCGATAGAGAGAAAAAGGAAGTAGAAGTAAAAGAGTTAGAATCTGGAAGAATTTATCGGGAATTTTATGATGTTTTAGTTCTTTCTCCAGGTTCTATTCCTCTTCATCCACCCATTGAAGGAATTGATAGTCCAAATATTTTTACACTATGGAATATCCCTGATAGCGATCGAATCAAAGAATTTATAGAGCAGAAAAAACCTAAAAGAGTTGCTGTAATTGGTGGAGGTTTCATTGGATTAGAAATGGCGGAGAATTTATATCATCAGGGAATGGATGTATCTATTATAGAGATGGCAGATCAAGTAATGGCACCAATGGATTTTGAGATGGCTCAAATTGTCCATCAACATATCAAGTCAAAGGATGTAAAAGTTTATTTAAAGGATGGAGTAGAGAGTTTTGAGCATAAAGATGGACTGACCATTTTGAAACTACAAAGTGGAACAAAGATAGAAGTAGATTTAGTGCTTCTTTCCATTGGAGTAAGACCTCAAAGTGAACTAGCGAAAGATGCAGGTTTGAAAGTGAATGAAAGGGGAGGCATTATTGTAGATTCTATGCTAAGGACTTCGGATCCAAGCATTTATGCCGTTGGAGATGCAATAGAAGTAGTGGATTTTATAAATGGATCCAAAACTATGGTTCCTCTGGCAGGGCCAGCTAATAAGCAAGGAAGAATTGTAGCAAATAATATTGTAGGAAGAAAAGAAGAATATAAAGGAAGCCAGGGAACATCTATTGCTAAGATTTTTGATCTTACAGTAGCATCTACTGGAAATAATGAAAAACAATTAAATAAATTGGGAATGCGGTTAAACAAAGATTATAAAGTTTCTTTGATTCATGCTAATTCTAATGCTAGTTATTATCCTGGATCAATTCCAATGACCATAAAACTTATTTTTGATTTATCAGGAAAAGTATTAGGAGCACAGATCGTTGGATACAATGGGGTAGATAAGCGGATTGATGTGCTGGCAACCTCTATACGTTTGGGAGCTAACATCTATGATTTAAAAGAATTAGAGCTAGCTTATGCTCCTCCTTATTCTTCTGCAAAGGATCCAGTTCATATGGTTGCTTTTCATGCTGAAAATATTCTTAAGGGAGATTTAGATGTAATACTATGGAATGAATTACAAAGATTACAAAAAGAAGATGTCATTTTTTTAGATGTACGAGAACCTATAGAAAGAGAATTAGGATTTATTGAAAATTCGATCAATATCCCTTTACATCAATTAAGAGATCGATTGAAAGAATTAGATCCAAACAAACTCATCATTCCTTATTGTGCTGTTGGCTTAAGGGGATATATTGCAAGTCGTATTTTAACGCAAAATGGATTTAAAAAAGTTAAGAATTTAAGTGGAGGATATACTACTTATAAAACGATATTTTCAAAGAATGATCAAAAAAGTGTAGAGGATAGAACTTCTTTTATTGAAAATTTTAAGGAGAATGGAGGAACAATGGTATCTGAGAAATCAGAAAAAATCATAAAACTTAATGCTTGTGGGCTTTCTTGTCCTGGACCGATTATGAAAGTATTTGAGAAGATAAAAGAATTGGATGATGAGGATGTTCTAGAAGTAAGTGCTACTGATCCTGGTTTTATGAGTGATATCAAAATTTGGTGTGAACGAACAGGGAATATTTTATTAAAAACTGAAAAAAGGGAAAAAGAATTTATAGCTTTTGTAAAAAAGAAAGCTCATTCACAAATTTCTTTGAAAGAAAATACAAAGAAAAACATATCTCCTGTTGATTTTTCACCCAATGAAGATAAAACTATTGTAGTATTTAGTGGAGATTTAGATAAGGCGATTGCTTCTTTTGTAATTGCTAATGGAGCAGCTTCAATGGGAAGAAAGGTTACCATGTTTTTTACTTTCTGGGGACTCAATATTTTAAGAAGGCCAGAAAAAATAAAGCTAAAAAAAGCATTTTTAGATAAAATGTTTGGAATCATGATGCCAAGAGGAAGTAAAAAATTAAAATTATCCAAAATGAATATGGCAGGTATGGGACCTAAGATGATCCGAAGGGTTATGGAAGATAAAAATATTTCATCCTTGGAAGAATTAATTCAATCTGCTAAAGATTCAGGAATTCGAATGATAGCTTGTAATATGTCTATGGATGTTATGGGAATTAAAAAGGAAGAATTAATTGATGGAGTAGAAATAGGAGGAGTGGCTACCTATTTAGGAGCAGCTGAAGAATCCAATGTAAATTTATTTATTTAAAATGAAAAACTGTTGCAAAATCTAGGACTATAAAGGCAATACATGATTTTGCAACAGTTTTTTTAACGAATTTATTTTTCACAAAGAATTTGTATATCTTCTTCATTTAGAGTCTCTTTTGCGATAAGTTCTTTTGTTATTCTATGCAGGAGATCTATATTAGTATTTAGTAGATGTTTTACTTCTTTATATAAATTTTTCATATAACTTCTACATTTTTCTAGTAGAATAGAATCAGCATTTAGGTTTGCAGCATCGTTATTAAATAAACCTAACTCACCATCCATACCAAATTTCATAATATATTCTTTTATTTGTTGCGAAGCTTTTTCAATATCATTAGAAGCTCCTGTTGTAATGTTTTCAGATCCAAAAATCAATTCTTCAGCAGCTCTTCCCGCTAAAAGTACTTTAATATCGTTTAAGATATATTGTTTTGTCTTATAAAGCCGATCCTTAGGAATATTAATATTAAAACCTCCATAGCCTCTTGTACTAGGAATAATAGTTACCTTGCTAATTTTATTTTCTGGTAATAAAAGTTTGGTAGCGAGAGCATGGCCACTTTCATGATAGGCAGTAATGGATAGATCTTCTTGATTGATAGAACTTCTATCTTTTTTCTCATTTCCTGCGATAATATGATAAAATGCTTGATCTAGATGTTTTTGCTGGATTTTTATACTGTTTTGATTCGCAGCTAAGATAGCTGCTTCATTGACTAAATTTTCTAACATTGCACCACTAAAACAAACCGTTTCTCGCGCTAATTTATCTAAATCAATATCTTTTTCCATGGGCTTGTTTTCTAAATATAATTTTAAAATTCTATGGCGGGCATTAATATCTGGAAGACCTATTTCGATTAAACGATCAAATCTTCCGGGACGAAGAAGAGCTTCATCCAGGGTATCTAATCGATTGGTAGCAGCTATGACTACAATTCCTTCATTATCATGAAATCCTGACATTTCGGTTAATAGAGCATTTAAGGTTTGGTCTCTTTCATCATTCCCTTGATCTAGCCCTGGACTTCTTTTTTTACCGATGGCATCAATTTCATCTATAAAAATGACAGCTTTTTGAGATTTTTTTGCTCTTTTAAATAATTGTCGAATTCTGCTAGCACCAACGCCTACATACATTTGCACAAAATCTGAGCCAGATACTGCATAAAAAGGAACATTAGATTCTCCAGCAATGGCTTTGGCCATTAAGGTTTTTCCAGTTCCGGGAGGACCATACAGGAGGATCCCTCTGGGCATTTTAGCTCCTAATTTTGCGTATTTATCAGGATCTTTGATAAAGTCAATAATGTCTTTTACCATATGTTTTGCTTCCTCATTTCCAGCAATATGATCAAAGGAACAAATAGACTTATTTTTTTCCTTTTGATTATTTACATCGATCAATTGGATTTTATCCTTAGACATTACTTTTTTATAGGAAAAAAAACCTATTCCTAAAATTCCTGTCATAAATAAAATTTGAATAATGAGATTTTCGTTTACTTTATTGTTTTTTACTGTAGCTCCATTTAATAAAAAGTATTCCTTCATAGATTCACTCTGGGGATTAGGTACTTGATATAAAGAATGGTCTTTCATTTTTACCTCTAAAAAAGTATCATTTTTAATGATGATTTCCTTTACTTGTCCCTTTTCTAGTTGAGCGACAAAGGTAGGATAACTCATATCTTTAGGTTCAGGTTGTAAATAAAGATATCCTACAATTAAAATAGTAAATAGAAAAAAAATACAAACTGCTATAAAAAAAGAGTATTTTTTCATAAGAATCCCCCTTACAATAGGTCTCAATAAAAAAGTGTCTATTATTATATTAATGTATTATGTAAACTAAAGTCAATGACAAAGAAATGGAAGAATATTTATAAAAATAGTAGCAAAATATGTAATGAAATATTTAAAAAGATTATTTCCTGGGCAATATTGTCGAGCAAAACGAATGGATTTTCGACAATAAAAGTCATTGATATAATGGTTTGGATTTTAAGCTGTTCTACAATTATGTGATTTTTAATAAATGGAAAGAATTCATTTAATCTATGGATTTTTTAAAGGGAAAAGTAAAATAAGAATAATGGTAAAAAGGAAAAGGCAAGGAAATAATGAAAAAATATTTTAAATAAAAGCAGGATTAAGGATCTTAAATTTGAAACAATATTTTATAATAAAAGTTATGAATGATAGAAGCTATAATTTGCTCCAATATTTTCAAGGTATTATAATAATAGATATATTTATGTAAAATGGAGGAAGATAACATTGAAGAAAAAAGGTTTTGTATTATTTTTATTTCTATTATTTTTGATTATACCTGTTCAAGTTTTTGGAGAAGAGAACCCAAATGTACAAGATGCGAATGTGCCAGAATCTAATGGGAAGACTTATGAAGCAGAAGTTTTAAAAGTAAAAGAAGATACTTTAAAGGATTCTGAACTTTTGGGACAAGGATTTGAGGATCGTTTACAAGTGGTAACTTTAAAAATTTTAGAAGGGCCCTTTAAAGGACAACAATATACCATAAGACATTATAATATGTTAAATTCTGCGTATAATCTTTGGGTAGAAAAAGGGGACAAGGTTCAAATATATGCTGAGTTAACAGAAGATGGTTCTAAAATGACAGATCTTTATATTGCAGATTTTGTAAGATATCCTCAATTAAGAAATTTGGTATTATTATTTGCTGTATTAGTAATTATGATTGGAAAATGGCAAGGGGTAAAATCTTTTATTGGCTTAGGACTTACCACAGCATCTATTGTTTTTTTTATGCTACCCATGTTATTAAAAGGATATAGTCCTATTTTATTGGCCTCTATTGTTTGTGCTTTTTCAACGGTTGTCAGTATTCTACTTATTAGTGGATTTAGTAAAAAATCTTTTACTACTATACTAGGAACGTTAAGTGGAGTGTTGATTGCAGGGATATTAGCTTATTTATTTGGAAATGGAACA
It encodes:
- a CDS encoding YibE/F family protein, translating into MKKKGFVLFLFLLFLIIPVQVFGEENPNVQDANVPESNGKTYEAEVLKVKEDTLKDSELLGQGFEDRLQVVTLKILEGPFKGQQYTIRHYNMLNSAYNLWVEKGDKVQIYAELTEDGSKMTDLYIADFVRYPQLRNLVLLFAVLVIMIGKWQGVKSFIGLGLTTASIVFFMLPMLLKGYSPILLASIVCAFSTVVSILLISGFSKKSFTTILGTLSGVLIAGILAYLFGNGTNLTGMSDHESQMLMFIPQGVKFNFKGLLFSGFIIGALGAIMDVAMTISSAMEELITNNPNISPKDLMKSGLVVGKDSIGTMSNTLILAYVGSSLPLLLLFSSYQSNFIDVVNMDLVATEIVRAFTGSIGLLAAVPMTVLSYGLLYSKINKQKKENSANIEE
- a CDS encoding ATP-dependent metallopeptidase FtsH/Yme1/Tma family protein, which gives rise to MKKYSFFIAVCIFFLFTILIVGYLYLQPEPKDMSYPTFVAQLEKGQVKEIIIKNDTFLEVKMKDHSLYQVPNPQSESMKEYFLLNGATVKNNKVNENLIIQILFMTGILGIGFFSYKKVMSKDKIQLIDVNNQKEKNKSICSFDHIAGNEEAKHMVKDIIDFIKDPDKYAKLGAKMPRGILLYGPPGTGKTLMAKAIAGESNVPFYAVSGSDFVQMYVGVGASRIRQLFKRAKKSQKAVIFIDEIDAIGKKRSPGLDQGNDERDQTLNALLTEMSGFHDNEGIVVIAATNRLDTLDEALLRPGRFDRLIEIGLPDINARHRILKLYLENKPMEKDIDLDKLARETVCFSGAMLENLVNEAAILAANQNSIKIQQKHLDQAFYHIIAGNEKKDRSSINQEDLSITAYHESGHALATKLLLPENKISKVTIIPSTRGYGGFNINIPKDRLYKTKQYILNDIKVLLAGRAAEELIFGSENITTGASNDIEKASQQIKEYIMKFGMDGELGLFNNDAANLNADSILLEKCRSYMKNLYKEVKHLLNTNIDLLHRITKELIAKETLNEEDIQILCEK
- a CDS encoding DsrE/DsrF/DrsH-like family protein; this translates as MPKKVLIIGGVAGGASTAARLRRMDENAEIILFEKGEHISFANCGLPYYIGGVIEEREKLLIQTPEKFQKRFRVEVKVKNEVIKIDREKKEVEVKELESGRIYREFYDVLVLSPGSIPLHPPIEGIDSPNIFTLWNIPDSDRIKEFIEQKKPKRVAVIGGGFIGLEMAENLYHQGMDVSIIEMADQVMAPMDFEMAQIVHQHIKSKDVKVYLKDGVESFEHKDGLTILKLQSGTKIEVDLVLLSIGVRPQSELAKDAGLKVNERGGIIVDSMLRTSDPSIYAVGDAIEVVDFINGSKTMVPLAGPANKQGRIVANNIVGRKEEYKGSQGTSIAKIFDLTVASTGNNEKQLNKLGMRLNKDYKVSLIHANSNASYYPGSIPMTIKLIFDLSGKVLGAQIVGYNGVDKRIDVLATSIRLGANIYDLKELELAYAPPYSSAKDPVHMVAFHAENILKGDLDVILWNELQRLQKEDVIFLDVREPIERELGFIENSINIPLHQLRDRLKELDPNKLIIPYCAVGLRGYIASRILTQNGFKKVKNLSGGYTTYKTIFSKNDQKSVEDRTSFIENFKENGGTMVSEKSEKIIKLNACGLSCPGPIMKVFEKIKELDDEDVLEVSATDPGFMSDIKIWCERTGNILLKTEKREKEFIAFVKKKAHSQISLKENTKKNISPVDFSPNEDKTIVVFSGDLDKAIASFVIANGAASMGRKVTMFFTFWGLNILRRPEKIKLKKAFLDKMFGIMMPRGSKKLKLSKMNMAGMGPKMIRRVMEDKNISSLEELIQSAKDSGIRMIACNMSMDVMGIKKEELIDGVEIGGVATYLGAAEESNVNLFI